A DNA window from Zonotrichia albicollis isolate bZonAlb1 chromosome 2, bZonAlb1.hap1, whole genome shotgun sequence contains the following coding sequences:
- the RAB39A gene encoding ras-related protein Rab-39A, which yields MPGVGAIGARCRHRPRRSPRKSPKAEPGQAGAAMDAAIWIYQFRLIVLGDSTVGKSCLLHRFTEGRFPGPLHSDPTVGVDFFSRLVEIEPGKRIKLQLWDTAGQERFRSITRSYYRNSVGGLLVFDITNRRSFEHVKDWLEEAKMHVQPFQIVFLLVGHKCDLVSQREVTREEAEKLSSDCGMKYIETSAKDATNVEESFTILTRDIYELVKNGEISIQDGWEGVKSGFVPNVVHSSEEAVKPRRQCIC from the exons ATGCCGGGCGTGGGGGCGATCGGGGCGCGGTGCAGGCACCGGCCGCGCAGGAGCCCCAGGAAAAGCCCCAAGGCAGAGCCGGGCCAGGCCGGGGCCGCCATGGACGCGGCGATCTGGATCTACCAGTTCCGACTGATCGTGCTGGGCGACTCCACCGTAGGCAAGTCCTGCCTCTTGCACCGCTTCACCGAGGGCCGCTTCCCGGGGCCGCTGCACTCCGACCCCACCGTGGGAGTGGATTTCTTCTCCCGGCTGGTAGAGATCGAGCCTGGCAAGAGGATCAAGCTACAGCTCTGGGACACGGCGGGGCAGGAGCGGTTCAG ATCAATAACACGCTCTTATTATCGCAATTCTGTGGGTGGCCTGCTAGTATTTGACATCACAAATCGACGATCGTTTGAGCATGTGAAGGACTGGCTGGAAGAAGCAAAAATGCACGTGCAGCCCTTTCAGATTGTGTTCCTGTTAGTGGGACACAAATGTGACTTAGTGTCACAGCGCGAGGTTACGAgagaagaagctgagaaacTGTCATCTGACTGTGGTATGAAGTATATAGAAACTTCAGCAAAAGATGCCACAAACGTTGAAGAGTCCTTTACAATTCTTACCCGAGATATCTATGAACTTGtaaaaaatggagaaatctCAATACAAGATGGATGGGAAGGTGTCAAGAGTGGCTTTGTTCCAAATGTTGTACATTCATCAGAAGAAGCTGTAAAGCCCAGGAGACAGTGCATCTGCTGA